The following are from one region of the Alkalimarinus sediminis genome:
- a CDS encoding DoxX family protein: MNNQTIKRILSTDNSLTSLALRIPAGVIFVAHGAQKLFGSFGGYGLEGTGQWMASIGLEPGYLMALGAGSAEFFGGLALLIGLLTRPAALMLAITMLVAIVAAHLPNGLFMSNNGYEFGLALLGMSIALMFNGGGKLSLDRILSKK; encoded by the coding sequence ATGAACAACCAAACAATCAAGCGCATACTATCAACTGACAATAGCCTAACAAGTTTAGCACTCAGAATTCCTGCAGGCGTTATATTTGTGGCCCACGGCGCCCAGAAACTATTCGGTAGCTTTGGAGGTTACGGGCTCGAAGGGACTGGACAGTGGATGGCCTCTATTGGGTTGGAGCCAGGCTACCTAATGGCACTAGGAGCCGGTAGCGCAGAGTTTTTCGGTGGACTCGCACTACTTATCGGACTTCTCACTCGCCCTGCTGCATTAATGCTGGCAATCACAATGCTCGTGGCCATCGTCGCAGCTCACCTGCCTAACGGACTATTTATGAGCAATAACGGCTATGAGTTTGGCTTAGCTTTGCTAGGTATGTCCATTGCGTTAATGTTTAACGGTGGTGGCAAGTTGTCCCTTGATCGCATACTTAGTAAAAAATAG
- a CDS encoding TIGR01620 family protein, whose protein sequence is MSVMKSDGRPARVKGRQFNVTDPVETTKAANREGKTFVPEASDELNEVPESITAGECLPHVSEYSGLSLEALPVKGLTSFLYLFGMLLLMLLGWEVYTVLKSALEVHWLLASGFAILLVLVAGLGIRLLRRYFVDQENLGALKGVQQQAECLSEASSVDGAKAFVESLRVFYGDKPQRVYLERCLDTLPDYSNDREVIAHIDRVFLQPLDKEAQRRISNFSIQTGVVVAVSPWASLDMLLSLWRSIKMIDDIAQVYGMRPSLSNRYKLLRLVIHQLAFIGVSEILMDQAMEEFGSSTLTSMASARLGQGVGAGIYTARIGIAAMKVSRPIGFTKSSQPKATSIITPMIERLKSVVRGGKV, encoded by the coding sequence ATGAGTGTTATGAAGAGTGATGGTCGCCCAGCCCGGGTTAAAGGTAGGCAGTTTAACGTGACAGACCCAGTTGAGACGACTAAGGCAGCTAACCGAGAAGGTAAAACGTTTGTGCCCGAGGCTAGCGATGAGCTTAACGAGGTTCCAGAATCAATTACTGCGGGGGAGTGTTTGCCTCATGTTTCCGAGTACTCGGGTTTGTCACTCGAAGCGCTGCCAGTTAAAGGTTTAACATCCTTTTTATACCTGTTTGGCATGCTACTGTTGATGTTGCTTGGCTGGGAAGTTTATACCGTTCTTAAAAGTGCATTAGAAGTGCATTGGCTTCTGGCTAGCGGGTTTGCAATCTTATTAGTACTTGTAGCGGGGTTGGGTATTCGGCTGCTCAGGCGTTATTTTGTCGATCAAGAAAATCTAGGTGCCTTGAAGGGGGTTCAGCAGCAAGCTGAGTGTTTGAGCGAGGCTAGCAGCGTTGATGGTGCAAAGGCATTTGTTGAGTCGTTGCGCGTGTTCTATGGTGATAAACCGCAACGAGTATATCTTGAACGATGTCTAGATACGCTGCCTGATTATAGTAATGATCGAGAAGTGATAGCGCATATCGATCGGGTGTTTCTTCAGCCTTTAGACAAAGAGGCGCAGAGGAGAATATCTAATTTCAGTATCCAGACCGGTGTTGTTGTGGCGGTAAGTCCTTGGGCGTCTCTTGATATGCTGCTATCGCTATGGCGTAGCATCAAAATGATAGATGATATTGCGCAGGTTTATGGTATGCGACCCTCGCTAAGCAACCGCTATAAGTTATTAAGGCTCGTAATACATCAACTGGCGTTTATAGGCGTCAGTGAGATTCTGATGGATCAAGCAATGGAGGAGTTTGGTTCTTCCACTTTAACCAGTATGGCAAGCGCTAGGTTAGGGCAGGGGGTAGGTGCAGGTATTTACACCGCCAGAATTGGTATCGCTGCGATGAAAGTAAGCCGACCTATTGGGTTTACAAAAAGTTCTCAACCTAAAGCAACGTCAATCATAACCCCCATGATTGAGCGGCTAAAAAGTGTTGTTAGAGGGGGTAAAGTCTAA
- a CDS encoding peptidoglycan DD-metalloendopeptidase family protein, which translates to MNTTTLSKSLILLLLMLVYSPLTLAQIYKYQDKQGKWHFSDKKPTKHHTAVQQIDLTPKNKAKKTKPYLTVKTANGQLNYTANNPLLIPAQGFLYDTETKNKVSSVVVPPLSTETLFSQQNSRIKRDVYFRYVIGDPNARPDTADIYPPFTDYKPLRISQSFNGQFSHHSAGSRYAVDIGMLVGTKITAVREGVVIKTRDDYALAGVSSPYFLDKANLVKILHQDGTYATYGHLLLGGVNVKVGDKVKAGQVIGLSGNTGYSTGPHLHFVIRYNNRGKTQSVPFKFLQPNNKSVTPKKGDWLLPYSPR; encoded by the coding sequence ATGAACACAACTACTCTCAGTAAGTCCCTCATATTACTACTGCTAATGCTCGTTTATAGCCCCTTAACACTTGCCCAAATATATAAATACCAAGATAAGCAAGGCAAATGGCACTTTTCAGATAAAAAGCCTACAAAGCACCACACCGCAGTACAGCAAATAGATCTAACACCCAAAAACAAAGCCAAAAAAACAAAACCCTATCTCACAGTTAAAACAGCCAATGGCCAACTTAACTACACCGCGAACAACCCATTACTCATTCCTGCACAAGGTTTTTTATACGACACAGAAACAAAAAATAAAGTCTCGTCTGTTGTGGTCCCACCTTTATCAACTGAAACATTGTTTAGCCAACAAAATAGCCGAATCAAACGCGATGTATATTTTAGATATGTTATTGGTGACCCAAACGCGCGACCAGACACCGCTGATATTTACCCCCCCTTCACCGACTATAAGCCATTGAGAATAAGTCAGAGTTTTAATGGTCAGTTTAGCCATCACTCCGCAGGTAGCCGATACGCTGTAGATATAGGCATGTTAGTTGGCACTAAGATAACAGCCGTAAGAGAAGGCGTTGTTATTAAAACACGGGATGACTATGCACTAGCGGGCGTATCAAGCCCTTACTTTCTAGATAAAGCCAACCTTGTAAAAATACTGCACCAAGACGGCACTTATGCAACCTACGGGCATCTATTGCTGGGAGGGGTAAACGTTAAAGTCGGCGACAAAGTAAAAGCTGGGCAGGTCATTGGTCTATCAGGGAACACAGGCTACTCAACAGGCCCTCATTTGCACTTCGTAATACGCTATAACAATAGAGGTAAAACTCAATCAGTACCGTTTAAGTTTCTACAACCAAACAACAAATCAGTTACTCCGAAAAAGGGCGACTGGCTACTGCCCTATTCACCTCGTTAA
- a CDS encoding DUF4124 domain-containing protein: MAKMVNLPFTHCLCVLFFLLWSSQTLSEVYRWTDQNGRTHFGDRPPEQGVAKDISDTLDKINISSDYSTPEMMLRHAQDRDAERQKRLELWQEKQKNTPTQSERCSKARKQLEIIKGPVVFIDDNGKDLKISEATRKQRVNDLEKLIQKHCQ, encoded by the coding sequence ATGGCTAAAATGGTGAACTTACCGTTTACTCATTGTTTGTGTGTACTATTTTTTCTCCTATGGTCTTCACAGACATTATCTGAAGTCTACCGGTGGACAGACCAAAATGGACGAACCCATTTTGGTGATCGACCTCCAGAACAGGGAGTGGCAAAAGATATCTCAGACACTCTTGATAAAATTAATATCTCTAGCGACTACAGCACCCCCGAGATGATGCTTCGTCATGCACAAGATAGAGATGCAGAGCGACAAAAACGACTAGAGTTATGGCAAGAGAAGCAAAAAAACACTCCAACTCAATCAGAAAGGTGCAGCAAGGCACGCAAGCAATTGGAAATTATTAAGGGCCCTGTTGTATTCATCGATGACAACGGAAAGGATCTAAAAATTAGTGAAGCCACTCGAAAACAACGGGTCAATGATCTCGAAAAACTAATACAAAAGCACTGCCAATGA
- a CDS encoding pirin family protein, which yields MIELRPYKALGGARYGWLDTRHHFSFAEYYDPRRMHWGNLRVWNDDTIAPRSGFPRHPHRDMEIITYVRKGAITHQDSLGNKGRTRAGDVQVMSAGTGIAHSELNKEDESTQIFQIWIMPDRTGLPPSWGTRPFPKSDRSGSFVTLASGIPDDEGLPIRANARLVAATLESGQQADYHIDAGRKVYLVPATGRIKVNGVEASAGDGVAIRDEQLLNVIAEESSEIVLVDTI from the coding sequence ATGATCGAACTTAGACCTTACAAAGCGTTGGGTGGTGCAAGGTATGGTTGGCTCGATACCCGCCACCACTTCTCATTTGCTGAATATTATGACCCCAGGCGCATGCACTGGGGAAACCTCAGAGTATGGAATGACGATACTATTGCCCCTCGCTCAGGTTTCCCTCGTCACCCCCATCGCGATATGGAGATCATTACCTATGTTCGCAAAGGGGCTATCACACACCAAGACAGCCTAGGTAATAAAGGCCGAACTAGAGCAGGTGATGTACAGGTGATGAGTGCGGGCACAGGGATCGCCCACAGCGAGCTCAACAAAGAAGACGAATCGACTCAAATCTTCCAGATTTGGATCATGCCAGATAGAACAGGCCTTCCACCGAGCTGGGGGACTAGACCGTTCCCTAAAAGTGATCGGAGCGGTTCGTTTGTCACCCTCGCAAGTGGCATACCGGATGATGAAGGGCTGCCTATTAGAGCCAACGCTCGTCTAGTTGCCGCAACCCTAGAGTCAGGCCAGCAGGCCGACTATCATATCGATGCGGGGCGCAAAGTGTACCTAGTACCTGCGACTGGTCGAATAAAGGTTAATGGGGTAGAAGCATCAGCAGGTGATGGCGTCGCCATTCGCGATGAACAGTTGTTAAATGTTATAGCTGAAGAAAGTAGTGAAATTGTATTGGTCGATACTATTTAA
- a CDS encoding YcjX family protein — protein sequence MSKLTDDGLASMDKLRDRRFCIGVTGLSQSGKSTFITSLINQLQQYKTSNLPGFSPVLTERLLNVKVHPLEDATLPSFPYDDAYKRLTGSDPQWPIPTKNISGCLLELRLAKRVSKLNPFGRDQFSLFLEIRDYPGEWLLDLPLLETSFSRWCSQCNAQYTQSPRSELLGDLLDDLQQIDPLAEADEAYLDSLNGRFIEFLNNCKYKGKGLSLIQPGRFLIPGDVQDSSILCFVPLLKGGNYTEGQLAAASESSYFKVCERRYKRYIKELVRPFYKKFFSRIDRQLVLVDVVNALNGGPDYVDDMRHALTNITDSFAYGNQNRLFQLFNPKIDKVVFAATKIDQVVSEDHESVRQLLAVLVSQAYKNAQHEGVNPICEATAAVRSSKEIDHSGERGIAGVGIDGSPIGYTHPTIPSRIPEGKEWQPFIDWKIPALKPPKGLSYQNADAIPHIRLDTVLNILVGDKCV from the coding sequence ATGTCAAAGCTCACGGATGATGGTTTGGCAAGTATGGATAAGCTGAGAGATCGGCGGTTTTGTATAGGTGTTACTGGATTAAGTCAAAGTGGTAAATCTACTTTTATCACAAGTTTAATCAATCAATTGCAGCAATATAAAACCTCAAATTTACCCGGCTTTTCTCCTGTGCTGACTGAGCGTTTACTGAATGTTAAGGTTCACCCGTTAGAAGATGCCACTTTACCCTCGTTCCCATACGATGACGCCTATAAACGGTTAACAGGCTCGGACCCTCAATGGCCTATACCTACTAAAAATATCAGCGGCTGTTTATTAGAGCTTAGATTGGCCAAAAGGGTGAGTAAACTAAATCCTTTTGGTCGTGACCAGTTTTCGCTCTTTCTCGAGATACGAGATTACCCTGGTGAATGGTTGCTTGACTTACCACTGCTTGAGACCAGTTTCTCCCGTTGGTGTAGTCAATGTAACGCGCAATATACCCAATCACCTCGTTCTGAATTATTGGGTGATTTGCTAGATGACCTTCAGCAAATTGACCCGTTAGCGGAGGCCGATGAAGCCTACTTAGACTCTTTGAATGGTCGTTTTATTGAGTTTCTAAATAACTGCAAGTACAAAGGTAAAGGCCTTAGCTTGATTCAGCCAGGACGGTTTTTGATTCCGGGCGATGTACAAGACTCTAGCATTTTGTGTTTCGTGCCGCTGCTCAAAGGTGGGAACTACACAGAAGGACAGTTAGCAGCAGCGAGCGAAAGTAGCTACTTTAAAGTTTGTGAGCGCCGCTATAAGCGTTACATCAAAGAGTTGGTTAGACCTTTTTATAAAAAATTCTTCAGCCGTATAGATAGGCAGTTAGTATTAGTTGATGTGGTAAATGCGCTAAATGGTGGGCCTGACTATGTTGATGATATGCGGCATGCGCTGACGAATATTACTGATAGTTTTGCTTATGGTAATCAGAATCGTCTCTTTCAATTGTTTAACCCTAAAATAGATAAAGTTGTTTTTGCTGCTACAAAAATCGATCAAGTGGTGTCCGAAGACCATGAGTCGGTCAGGCAGCTACTAGCCGTTTTGGTCAGTCAGGCCTACAAAAATGCCCAGCATGAAGGCGTTAATCCGATCTGTGAGGCAACCGCTGCGGTGCGATCATCAAAAGAGATTGACCATAGTGGCGAGCGTGGTATTGCCGGGGTGGGTATAGATGGCTCGCCCATTGGCTATACGCACCCGACTATTCCTTCAAGGATCCCTGAGGGCAAAGAGTGGCAGCCGTTTATAGATTGGAAAATTCCAGCGCTAAAGCCGCCAAAAGGTTTGTCTTACCAAAATGCTGATGCCATCCCACATATTCGCCTAGATACCGTGCTGAATATACTCGTAGGAGATAAGTGTGTATGA
- a CDS encoding bile acid:sodium symporter family protein: MSGVLTTVVLPLSLAVIMLGMGMSLTVADFKRVIIYPKAVAIGIIGQILLLPLVGYFFASQFNLSPENAVGLMVLVACAGGATSNLIVYLARGDVALSVTLTAISSCITVITIPFIVNFALYRFMGATEETALPIGSTNMKLFAITLVPVIFGMTIRYYFTGFAKRMENPMNKIATVFFVLIVVGILLKEHKELFASLLTVGPATFLLNLTSMSLGFIAARIFELNSQQSTTVSIEIGVQNSATGIFIATTLLHNSEVAIVPAVYSLMMYLNAGLFLFIMSKCFNRTAVVERAPS, translated from the coding sequence ATGAGTGGTGTATTAACGACTGTTGTGCTTCCGTTAAGCCTTGCTGTGATCATGCTTGGCATGGGGATGTCGCTAACAGTCGCAGACTTTAAACGAGTTATTATTTACCCTAAAGCAGTAGCCATTGGTATTATTGGGCAAATTCTGCTGCTCCCTTTGGTGGGATACTTTTTTGCAAGTCAGTTTAACCTGTCCCCTGAAAATGCAGTCGGTTTAATGGTGTTAGTCGCCTGTGCCGGCGGTGCTACTTCTAACTTAATTGTTTATCTGGCTCGTGGGGATGTGGCGTTGTCAGTGACACTTACCGCCATTAGTAGCTGCATTACTGTTATTACTATCCCGTTTATTGTTAATTTTGCGCTATACCGTTTTATGGGAGCTACAGAAGAGACGGCTCTCCCCATCGGTAGTACCAATATGAAGCTATTTGCTATTACCCTAGTGCCTGTTATTTTTGGCATGACGATTCGCTATTACTTTACTGGTTTTGCTAAACGCATGGAAAATCCGATGAACAAAATTGCTACGGTGTTTTTTGTGCTAATAGTGGTGGGTATTCTCTTGAAAGAGCATAAAGAGTTGTTTGCTAGCTTGTTAACCGTCGGGCCTGCTACTTTTTTGTTAAACCTTACCAGTATGTCTTTAGGCTTTATTGCAGCGCGAATATTTGAGTTAAATAGTCAGCAAAGCACAACTGTGAGCATTGAGATTGGCGTACAGAATAGCGCAACGGGGATTTTCATTGCGACTACTTTACTACACAACTCTGAGGTTGCGATTGTCCCGGCGGTATACTCATTGATGATGTATCTCAACGCTGGTCTCTTTTTGTTTATAATGTCCAAGTGTTTTAACCGTACAGCCGTTGTGGAGCGCGCGCCAAGCTAG
- a CDS encoding GDSL-type esterase/lipase family protein yields the protein MTTYQIKHTPLAIAFALLLIALSGCSPAKLEPIPSNGTILAFGDSLTVGVGADNANSYPTVLAALSGLTVINSGVSGETTDNGLKRLREVLDNTSPDLLILLEGGNDILRNRDLSETKANLAAMIELALGKGVPVVLIGVPEKALFSNSAPLYTELAEQYQLVFDDSLIADLQRTPSLKSDYIHFNDQGYRKMASAIFELLKENGAL from the coding sequence ATGACCACATATCAAATAAAACACACTCCTCTTGCCATTGCGTTTGCGCTTTTATTAATAGCACTAAGTGGCTGTAGCCCTGCTAAATTAGAGCCTATTCCGAGCAATGGCACTATTCTGGCGTTTGGTGATAGTTTGACAGTCGGGGTTGGGGCTGATAACGCTAATAGCTATCCGACTGTGCTTGCAGCGCTTTCTGGGCTTACCGTTATTAACTCTGGTGTGTCGGGTGAAACTACAGATAACGGCTTAAAACGGTTGCGCGAGGTGTTGGACAATACCAGCCCAGACTTGTTGATTTTGCTTGAGGGCGGTAATGATATTCTTCGTAATCGAGACTTGTCTGAAACAAAGGCGAACTTGGCTGCTATGATTGAGCTTGCCCTGGGTAAAGGCGTGCCTGTGGTGTTGATTGGTGTGCCAGAAAAGGCGCTGTTTTCTAATTCTGCTCCGCTATATACTGAGCTTGCTGAGCAATATCAGTTGGTATTTGACGATTCGTTAATTGCAGACTTGCAACGCACACCATCACTCAAGTCTGACTATATTCATTTCAATGACCAAGGTTATCGCAAGATGGCCAGTGCTATTTTTGAGCTATTAAAAGAGAATGGAGCTCTATAG
- a CDS encoding DEAD/DEAH box helicase family protein, producing MPFDTLTFRYSWRPYQQRVLDAIDDHLDDKRLHIVAAPGAGKTTLGLEVFKRLKKSALVLSPTRVIRDQWIDRLSDFCDGKEVSNLSWVSKSIHEPKILTSITYQALHSQLSDELAAIEDEVEALELDEGVTETELSSFVATLKSNNINVIILDEAHHLRAEWWRALDKVCTALPEIVLVSLTATPPYDAEGHEWSRYEQLCGPIDEEISIPELVKAGTLCGHQDYIWAVDVSTTEKQKVKEYDDRVSTVCNTLFESKEFEEIIFAHPWLCVDFTEQEVIRAPEIAIAILSFIKAKNGQLPQGLCITLDLTESDIPELGRHWWQVLVETVLFSKTFKHSDAHKESVDQLKKQLRASELLYNRELSLERSRRLGRSLSQSVSKVDACISLHSLEYEQRGDMLRQVILTDYIRDEALVSGIDTGEVSLGAWPIFKGVTSSSTISSQIALLTGRLSIIHSSLLNKLLALVDSGKFKAEPMGNQGQYQKVTGPLNQLTTAFTHLLMVGQIKTLVGTRSLLGEGWDAPAINSLVLASSVGSFMLTNQMRGRAIRIDKNNPDKVSSIWHLVAIDRKSPYSGWSDLYDLRNRFETFVGLSEMEPKIESGFERMNAASFREVNGVMPGDPVPSNNSLMRSRFRKITTLGHRWKEAFTLDESARVVPSVETPTIPSIRHYHIKHTLKYLLMQLGAFIGFAATSILHFQPQNTSVLLFLLSFAFLGIMIYKLPQTIKAVRILTKHLPVEGSLKQIGVALAESLCQAGLIETSIRRMKVNVLAGYDGSFYVSLTGSTFYESSLFSGCLAEILAPIENPRYLVVREGEMFGKKRDDYHAVPLKLAVKKELAQIFFKSWCKYVGPSELIYTRSPEGRKRLVKARMKAFSSTFRRDVKRQDRWQ from the coding sequence ATGCCGTTCGATACGCTGACATTTCGCTACAGCTGGAGACCTTATCAACAGCGGGTGCTGGATGCGATTGATGATCACTTGGATGATAAGCGTCTACACATTGTAGCCGCACCCGGTGCAGGCAAAACTACCTTAGGCCTTGAGGTGTTCAAACGACTTAAAAAGTCGGCTTTGGTGTTATCTCCCACTCGTGTGATTCGAGACCAGTGGATAGATCGGCTTTCGGACTTTTGTGACGGAAAAGAGGTGTCTAATCTCTCATGGGTGAGTAAGTCTATTCATGAGCCTAAAATACTGACATCGATTACCTATCAGGCGTTGCACTCTCAACTAAGTGATGAATTGGCTGCTATTGAAGATGAGGTCGAAGCGTTAGAGCTTGATGAAGGTGTTACCGAAACTGAACTGAGTTCGTTTGTTGCTACTTTAAAGTCTAATAACATTAATGTCATCATTCTGGATGAGGCCCACCATCTAAGAGCAGAGTGGTGGAGAGCATTAGATAAAGTCTGTACAGCGTTACCAGAGATAGTGCTAGTCTCTTTAACAGCGACACCCCCTTATGATGCTGAAGGGCATGAGTGGAGTAGGTATGAGCAGTTATGTGGCCCTATCGATGAAGAAATCTCGATTCCTGAGTTAGTTAAGGCAGGTACCCTGTGCGGTCATCAGGATTACATTTGGGCCGTGGATGTTAGCACTACGGAAAAACAAAAAGTTAAAGAGTACGACGATAGGGTATCGACTGTTTGTAATACTCTATTTGAATCTAAAGAGTTTGAAGAAATTATTTTCGCGCACCCTTGGTTGTGTGTTGATTTTACCGAGCAAGAGGTCATAAGGGCACCTGAAATTGCCATTGCTATTTTATCGTTTATCAAAGCAAAAAACGGTCAACTGCCCCAAGGCCTGTGCATTACGTTAGATCTCACCGAAAGTGATATTCCCGAGCTAGGCCGCCACTGGTGGCAAGTATTGGTAGAAACAGTCTTATTCTCGAAGACGTTTAAGCATAGTGATGCTCACAAAGAATCCGTTGACCAACTCAAAAAACAGCTTCGGGCGTCTGAACTGCTCTATAACCGGGAGCTGTCGCTTGAGCGTTCAAGGCGGTTGGGGCGCTCGCTCTCTCAAAGTGTTTCTAAAGTCGATGCATGCATTAGTCTGCATTCCCTTGAGTATGAGCAGCGCGGTGACATGCTGCGCCAAGTGATCTTAACGGACTATATTCGCGATGAAGCACTGGTGTCAGGTATTGATACCGGTGAAGTGAGCTTGGGAGCATGGCCTATTTTTAAGGGCGTGACCTCATCATCCACTATTTCGAGTCAAATAGCATTGTTAACGGGCAGGTTGAGCATTATTCACTCAAGCCTTCTCAATAAGCTACTGGCGTTAGTTGATAGCGGTAAGTTTAAAGCTGAACCTATGGGGAACCAAGGTCAGTATCAGAAAGTAACAGGCCCGCTTAATCAACTTACTACAGCATTTACCCACTTATTAATGGTGGGCCAAATTAAAACGTTAGTGGGGACTCGATCACTGCTCGGGGAAGGGTGGGATGCACCGGCCATTAATTCATTGGTGTTAGCTAGTTCAGTTGGCTCGTTTATGCTGACTAATCAGATGCGTGGCAGAGCCATTCGCATCGATAAAAACAACCCTGATAAGGTCAGCTCTATCTGGCACTTAGTGGCTATTGATAGGAAATCACCGTACTCCGGTTGGAGTGACCTTTATGATTTACGAAACCGGTTTGAAACCTTTGTTGGCTTGTCTGAAATGGAGCCTAAAATAGAAAGTGGTTTCGAAAGAATGAATGCTGCGTCTTTTCGAGAAGTTAATGGCGTAATGCCTGGCGACCCCGTACCTTCAAATAACAGCCTAATGCGCAGCAGATTCAGAAAAATCACTACATTGGGTCACCGGTGGAAAGAGGCATTTACACTGGATGAGTCGGCCAGAGTGGTTCCTTCGGTAGAAACGCCGACTATTCCGAGCATTAGACACTATCATATAAAGCACACGCTCAAATACTTGCTAATGCAGTTAGGGGCTTTCATTGGTTTTGCTGCAACATCGATATTGCATTTTCAGCCTCAGAATACATCTGTCTTGCTGTTCCTGCTCTCTTTTGCGTTTCTGGGCATCATGATCTACAAGCTACCGCAGACGATTAAAGCCGTTAGAATATTGACGAAGCATCTGCCAGTAGAAGGGTCATTAAAACAGATTGGCGTCGCGTTAGCTGAATCACTCTGCCAAGCAGGGTTGATTGAAACTTCTATTCGTCGCATGAAGGTGAATGTATTGGCAGGCTATGATGGCAGCTTTTATGTCTCGTTAACTGGGAGTACCTTTTATGAATCCTCCTTATTTTCAGGTTGTTTAGCTGAAATACTGGCGCCTATCGAAAATCCTCGCTATCTGGTTGTGCGTGAGGGCGAGATGTTCGGAAAGAAACGAGACGATTACCATGCAGTGCCACTCAAACTTGCTGTTAAAAAAGAGCTCGCCCAGATTTTCTTCAAGTCTTGGTGTAAATATGTAGGCCCTAGTGAACTTATTTATACGCGATCACCAGAAGGTAGAAAAAGGCTGGTAAAAGCGAGGATGAAAGCGTTTTCCTCAACATTCAGGCGAGACGTTAAGCGACAAGATAGGTGGCAATAG
- a CDS encoding LysR family transcriptional regulator, translating to MVSPISLDALQTLDAIDRRKSFAAAADELFRVPSAVSYTINKLEEDLGVELFDRTRRKAELTPIGRLVLEQGRQILKASEELTALVSQAKDGWEVELRICIDSVLTCEPVYDLIESFQRIQPKTEIRLSEEVLGGSWDALCDDRCDLVIGAEGVSPMPGFSIHSLGEVEFKFAVAVDHPLTELATPLPSSAIQDYPIVIVADSSQHSPARSMGLLDGRSRIVVPTIKHKIEAQCKGLGVGYLPYHRITDALEEGRLALLTLETPRPPEEISVAWRRGNSGKGLKWFVERLQQMTLDPKRGLQSADN from the coding sequence ATGGTTTCTCCCATATCATTAGATGCATTACAAACCCTTGATGCTATAGATCGACGCAAGAGTTTTGCCGCCGCTGCAGATGAGTTGTTTCGGGTTCCTTCTGCTGTTTCATATACGATTAATAAACTTGAAGAAGATCTAGGTGTTGAGTTGTTTGATCGAACTAGGCGTAAGGCGGAGCTGACCCCTATTGGGAGGTTAGTTTTAGAGCAGGGGAGGCAAATACTGAAGGCATCTGAGGAACTCACCGCGTTGGTCAGTCAGGCAAAGGATGGTTGGGAAGTTGAATTGAGAATCTGCATTGATAGTGTGTTGACCTGTGAGCCTGTGTATGACCTGATTGAGTCTTTTCAGCGAATCCAGCCAAAGACTGAGATACGGTTAAGCGAAGAAGTTCTTGGTGGTAGTTGGGATGCCCTATGTGATGATCGGTGTGACCTGGTGATCGGGGCTGAAGGTGTTTCTCCTATGCCTGGATTTTCTATTCACTCTCTGGGTGAGGTCGAGTTTAAATTTGCAGTCGCTGTAGATCACCCTTTAACTGAGCTAGCGACACCTTTGCCGTCGTCGGCTATTCAAGACTATCCGATTGTTATTGTTGCAGATAGCTCACAACATTCGCCTGCTCGCTCAATGGGGTTGTTAGATGGGCGTAGCCGAATTGTTGTACCAACGATAAAACACAAAATAGAAGCTCAGTGCAAAGGTCTAGGGGTGGGGTATTTGCCCTACCATAGGATTACAGATGCTCTAGAAGAAGGGCGACTTGCGCTGCTAACGCTAGAAACGCCTCGACCGCCTGAAGAGATATCTGTGGCTTGGCGTCGAGGTAACTCCGGAAAAGGGCTTAAATGGTTTGTTGAGCGCCTTCAGCAGATGACACTAGATCCTAAAAGAGGGTTGCAATCAGCAGATAATTAA